A stretch of the Uranotaenia lowii strain MFRU-FL chromosome 3, ASM2978415v1, whole genome shotgun sequence genome encodes the following:
- the LOC129751652 gene encoding folliculin isoform X1, protein MNAIIALCHFCEAHGPSAIFCTQTLRETNIHQLDICFDSDRKGCGACNSIGNSIGLVSKDPDSNAHFVSSQVPAIPETVELVRKAAFRSISSEVSCPSLASSGSSSSEAAAASVGFEGGLVFFGDAHRGHVLSYSFQLMDSQARGFVKQFSIVILMKDKMFLLNIQPFLADCLSKISKELQGYARSVHDEDLKVQGSQRAQRINQGFVNNPSTTRSLMELTGKESIFAYLHSHFSFVLWAGARYLTESITLGSPSVPPWLGRDTEEGFAMVQTDKEGYLMRRMGLGKVDDETDRIDDRTKAKYQLRKFRQILKGDFPAVCFCALTGIQIVIRGPPIKGTCLVWNLKKLLPEPMHQLAKVHTESYKAAQECRIINLNSDAVAPNPSAGIMRIDLMDDRDKDTVAVCVWEGDLPSKLPTLHQKILKAIDEELFTDLVLDKHLRALIEEWKKLSFVSVSGPAPQQSGLYSEDALEPRRGPDQEDHGHPTAGPGTDHLLVQPLVKDKRR, encoded by the exons ATGAATGCCATCATTGcattgtgccatttttgtgaagCCCATG GACCGAGCGCCATCTTCTGCACACAAACGCTGCGGGAAACGAACATCCACCAGCTGGACATTTGCTTTGACAGCGATCGGAAGGGTTGCGGAGCTTGCAATTCCATTGGCAACTCGATCGGTTTGGTGAGCAAAGACCCGGATAGCAATGCGCACTTCGTTAGCAGCCAGGTGCCGGCCATCCCGGAAACAGTTGAGTTGGTGCGGAAGGCTGCCTTTCGGAGCATCAGTTCGGAGGTCAGCTGCCCCTCGTTAGCATCGAGTGGATCCAGTAGTAGTGAGGCTGCGGCAGCATCGGTTGGCTTCGAGGGGGGATTGGTGTTTTTTGGAGATGCTCATCGGGGGCACGTGTTGAGTTACTCGTTTCAGCTGATGGATTCCCAAGCACGTGGCTTCGTGAAGCAGTTTTCGATCGTTATTTTGATGAAAGATAAgatgtttttgttgaatattcAACCATTTTTGGCGGATTGCTTGAGTAAAATTTCGAAGGAGCTCCAGGGTTACGCCAGGAGTGTTCACGACGAAGATTTGAAGGTGCAGGGTTCGCAACGTGCTCAGCGTATCAATCAAGGGTTTGTGAACAATCCTTCGACCACACGATCGTTGATGGAATTAACTGGAAAGGAGTCTATTTTCGCTTATTTACATTCGCATTTTTCGTTTGTGCTGTGGGCTGGAGCGAGGTATTTGACGGAAAGTATAACCCTAGGGAGTCCATCGGTTCCACCGTGGTTGGGCCGAGATACGGAGGAAGGTTTCGCTATGGTACAGACCGATAAGGAAGGCTACTTGATGCGACGCATGGGTTTGGGAAAGGTTGACGACGAAACCGATCGGATAGATGATCGGACCAAGGCCAAATATCAGCTGAGAAAGTTTAGACAAATACTGAAGGGAGACTTTCCGGCGGTTTGTTTCTGTGCCTTGACCGGTATACAGATAGTGATACGAGGGCCACCGATTAAGGGCACATGTTTGGTGTGGAATCTGAAGAAGCTGCTGCCGGAACCAATGCATCAGCTGGCTAAGGTGCACACCGAATCGTACAAAGCTGCTCAGGAGTGTCGCATCATAAATCTGAACTCGGACGCTGTCGCTCCCAATCCTTCGGCCGGGATTATGCGGATCGATTTGATGGATGATCGAGACAAAGACACGGTGGCCGTGTGCGTTTGGGAAGGAGATCTACCTTCGAAAC tACCAACGTTGCACCAGAAAATCCTGAAGGCCATTGACGAAGAACTTTTTACGGACTTAGTTCTGGACAAACACCTTCGGGCCCTGATCGAAGAATGGAAAAA GCTTTCTTTCGTTTCTGTTTCCGGTCCGGCTCCCCAGCAAAGTGGTCTGTATTCGGAAGATGCACTCGAACCAAGACGTGGCCCGGATCAAGAAGATCATGGACATCCAACAGCAGGACCAGGTACTGATCACCTACTGGTACAGCCACTTGTGAAGGAcaaacgacgatga
- the LOC129751652 gene encoding folliculin isoform X2: MNAIIALCHFCEAHGPSAIFCTQTLRETNIHQLDICFDSDRKGCGACNSIGNSIGLVSKDPDSNAHFVSSQVPAIPETVELVRKAAFRSISSEVSCPSLASSGSSSSEAAAASVGFEGGLVFFGDAHRGHVLSYSFQLMDSQARGFVKQFSIVILMKDKMFLLNIQPFLADCLSKISKELQGYARSVHDEDLKVQGSQRAQRINQGFVNNPSTTRSLMELTGKESIFAYLHSHFSFVLWAGARYLTESITLGSPSVPPWLGRDTEEGFAMVQTDKEGYLMRRMGLGKVDDETDRIDDRTKAKYQLRKFRQILKGDFPAVCFCALTGIQIVIRGPPIKGTCLVWNLKKLLPEPMHQLAKVHTESYKAAQECRIINLNSDAVAPNPSAGIMRIDLMDDRDKDTVAVCVWEGDLPSKLPTLHQKILKAIDEELFTDLVLDKHLRALIEEWKNKVVCIRKMHSNQDVARIKKIMDIQQQDQVLITYWYSHL; encoded by the exons ATGAATGCCATCATTGcattgtgccatttttgtgaagCCCATG GACCGAGCGCCATCTTCTGCACACAAACGCTGCGGGAAACGAACATCCACCAGCTGGACATTTGCTTTGACAGCGATCGGAAGGGTTGCGGAGCTTGCAATTCCATTGGCAACTCGATCGGTTTGGTGAGCAAAGACCCGGATAGCAATGCGCACTTCGTTAGCAGCCAGGTGCCGGCCATCCCGGAAACAGTTGAGTTGGTGCGGAAGGCTGCCTTTCGGAGCATCAGTTCGGAGGTCAGCTGCCCCTCGTTAGCATCGAGTGGATCCAGTAGTAGTGAGGCTGCGGCAGCATCGGTTGGCTTCGAGGGGGGATTGGTGTTTTTTGGAGATGCTCATCGGGGGCACGTGTTGAGTTACTCGTTTCAGCTGATGGATTCCCAAGCACGTGGCTTCGTGAAGCAGTTTTCGATCGTTATTTTGATGAAAGATAAgatgtttttgttgaatattcAACCATTTTTGGCGGATTGCTTGAGTAAAATTTCGAAGGAGCTCCAGGGTTACGCCAGGAGTGTTCACGACGAAGATTTGAAGGTGCAGGGTTCGCAACGTGCTCAGCGTATCAATCAAGGGTTTGTGAACAATCCTTCGACCACACGATCGTTGATGGAATTAACTGGAAAGGAGTCTATTTTCGCTTATTTACATTCGCATTTTTCGTTTGTGCTGTGGGCTGGAGCGAGGTATTTGACGGAAAGTATAACCCTAGGGAGTCCATCGGTTCCACCGTGGTTGGGCCGAGATACGGAGGAAGGTTTCGCTATGGTACAGACCGATAAGGAAGGCTACTTGATGCGACGCATGGGTTTGGGAAAGGTTGACGACGAAACCGATCGGATAGATGATCGGACCAAGGCCAAATATCAGCTGAGAAAGTTTAGACAAATACTGAAGGGAGACTTTCCGGCGGTTTGTTTCTGTGCCTTGACCGGTATACAGATAGTGATACGAGGGCCACCGATTAAGGGCACATGTTTGGTGTGGAATCTGAAGAAGCTGCTGCCGGAACCAATGCATCAGCTGGCTAAGGTGCACACCGAATCGTACAAAGCTGCTCAGGAGTGTCGCATCATAAATCTGAACTCGGACGCTGTCGCTCCCAATCCTTCGGCCGGGATTATGCGGATCGATTTGATGGATGATCGAGACAAAGACACGGTGGCCGTGTGCGTTTGGGAAGGAGATCTACCTTCGAAAC tACCAACGTTGCACCAGAAAATCCTGAAGGCCATTGACGAAGAACTTTTTACGGACTTAGTTCTGGACAAACACCTTCGGGCCCTGATCGAAGAATGGAAAAA CAAAGTGGTCTGTATTCGGAAGATGCACTCGAACCAAGACGTGGCCCGGATCAAGAAGATCATGGACATCCAACAGCAGGACCAGGTACTGATCACCTACTGGTACAGCCACTTGTGA
- the LOC129751653 gene encoding 60S ribosomal protein L18 yields MSRTNQPPISLSRVAKLLKLRGKDENTIAVVVGTVTNDDRKLYVPKMNVCALRVTDSARERILKWGGKIYTFDQLALIAPTGKNTVLMQGERTAREAFRHFGRAPGVPHSNTRPYVQSKGRKYEKARGRRSSCGFKN; encoded by the coding sequence ATGAGCAGAACCAATCAGCCCCCAATTTCTCTGTCTCGCGTAGCCAAGTTGCTGAAGTTGCGCGGCAAGGATGAGAACACGATTGCCGTCGTCGTTGGAACCGTTACCAACGATGACCGCAAGTTGTACGTCCCGAAGATGAACGTGTGCGCCCTGCGCGTCACCGATTCGGCCCGTGAGCGTATTCTTAAGTGGGGCGGCAAGATATACACCTTCGACCAGCTGGCCCTGATTGCCCCCACCGGAAAGAACACCGTGTTGATGCAGGGAGAGCGCACGGCCCGCGAAGCCTTCCGTCACTTCGGACGTGCTCCTGGTGTGCCACACTCGAACACCCGGCCGTACGTCCAGAGCAAGGGACGTAAATACGAGAAGGCCCGTGGTCGTCGCAGTAGCTGTGGTTTCAAGAACTAA